Proteins found in one Populus alba chromosome 14, ASM523922v2, whole genome shotgun sequence genomic segment:
- the LOC118041153 gene encoding cathepsin B-like protease 3 translates to MANPLYFPTLLLLLAAISQAITVEPVSKLKLNSRILQDSIVQKVNENPKAGWEAAMNPQFSNYSVGEFKYLLGVKQTPTKELRGVPLGHCGSCWAFGAVESLSDRFCIHYGMNLSLSVNDLLACCGWMCGGGCDGGSPIDAWRYFVQSGVVTEECDPYFDDIGCSHPGCEPGFPTPKCERKCADKNKLWAESKHFSVNAYRIDSDPHSIMAEVSSNGPVEVAFTVYEDFAHYKSGVYKHITGDVMGGHAVKLIGWGASEDGEDYWLLANQWNRGWGDDGYFKIKRGTNECGIEEAVVAGLPSTRNLVREVASIDAHEHASA, encoded by the exons GCTATTACGGTGGAACCAGTCTCCAAGCTCAAACTCAACTCTAGGATTCTTCAG GATTCAATAGTTCAAAAGGTCAATGAAAATCCCAAAGCTGGATGGGAAGCTGCAATGAACCCTCAATTTTCCAATTATTCT GTTGGAGAATTTAAGTACCTTCTTGGAGTCAAACAAACACCCACAAAGGAACTAAGAGGCGTTCCTCT GGGTCACTGTGGATCCTGTTGGGCATTTGGTGCTGTTGAATCACTATCTGATCGTTTTTGCATCCATTATGGCATG AACCTCTCTCTATCTGTCAATGATCTCTTAGCTTGCTGTGGCTGGATGTGTGGCGGTGGTTGCGATGGGGGTAGTCCAATTGATGCATGGAGATACTTTGTCCAATCTGGTGTTGTCACTGAGGAG TGTGATCCATACTTTGATGATATTGGCTGTTCTCACCCTGGTTGCGAACCAGGATTTCCTACTCCAAAGTGTGAGAGAAAGTGTGCTGATAAGAACAAACTCTGGGCGGAGTCAAAGCACTTCAGTGTTAATGCATATAGAATCGATTCTGACCCCCACAGTATTATGGCAGAAGTTTCTAGCAACGGACCAGTAGAGGTCGCCTTCACTGTTTATGAG GATTTTGCTCATTATAAATCAGGAGTTTACAAGCACATAACAGGTGATGTCATGGGAGGCCATGCTGTTAAGCTTATTGGGTGGGGGGCTTCTGAAGACGGGGAGGATTATTGG CTTCTTGCTAATCAGTGGAACAGAGGCTGGGGTGAT GATGGTTACTTCAAGATTAAAAGAGGAACAAATGAGTGCGGTATTGAAGAGGCTGTTGTTGCTGGTTTGCCTTCCACCAGGAACCTGGTTAGAGAAGTTGCCAGCATCGATGCCCATGAGCACGCTTCGGCTTGA